Proteins encoded in a region of the Vitis riparia cultivar Riparia Gloire de Montpellier isolate 1030 chromosome 7, EGFV_Vit.rip_1.0, whole genome shotgun sequence genome:
- the LOC117918208 gene encoding transcription factor UPBEAT1, translating to MGAPPQPLLMSLDLKGMVLETKDSCKPSGSLWRKVLEPKVKRRLQRRRQRILMKRRAHLPDSRRPTSGIQRRVRTLKKLVPNGDSMGLDGLFRETADYILSLQMRVEVMQIMVKVLSDSDK from the coding sequence ATGGGTGCTCCTCCACAACCCCTCCTCATGTCCCTTGATTTGAAGGGCATGGTCCTAGAAACCAAGGACAGCTGCAAACCAAGTGGGTCTTTGTGGAGGAAGGTTTTGGAGCCTAAAGTCAAGAGAAGATTGCAAAGGAGGAGACAAAGAATTTTGATGAAGAGAAGGGCCCATCTCCCAGATTCTAGAAGGCCCACAAGTGGGATCCAGAGAAGGGTGAGAACCCTAAAGAAGCTGGTTCCAAACGGTGACTCTATGGGCCTTGATGGGCTGTTCAGAGAGACAGCAGATTACATTTTGTCTTTACAAATGAGAGTGGAAGTGATGCAGATTATGGTTAAGGTATTGTCAGATTCTGATAAGTGA